In Erigeron canadensis isolate Cc75 chromosome 6, C_canadensis_v1, whole genome shotgun sequence, the following are encoded in one genomic region:
- the LOC122603647 gene encoding mannose-1-phosphate guanylyltransferase 1 — protein MKALILVGGFGTRLRPLTLSVPKPLVDFGNKPMILHQIEALKAIGVTEVVLAINYQPEVMLNFLKDFEAKLGIKISCSQETEPLGTAGPLALARDKLIDDSGEPFFVLNSDVISEYPLKQMIAFHKSHGGEASIMVTKVDEPSKYGVVVMEESTGQVERFVEKPKMFVGNKINAGIYLLNPSVLDRIELKPTSIEKETFPKIASEKLLYAMVLPGFWMDIGQPKDYITGLRLYLDSLRKNAPSKLASGSHIVGNVLVDESAKIGEGCLIGPDVAIGPGCVVESGVRLSRCTVMRGVRVKKHACISSSIIGWHSTVGQWARVENMTILGEDVHVCDEVYSNGGVVLPHKEIKASILKPEIVM, from the exons aTGAAGGCTCTTATTCTTGTTGGAGGGTTTGGAACTCGTTTGAGACCATTGACTCTCAGTGTTCCCAAGCCACTCGTTGATTTTGGCAACAAACCCATGATCCTTCACCAG ATCGAAGCTTTGAAGGCTATAGGAGTTACTGAGGTGGTTTTGGCTATAAATTACCAGCCAGAG GTGATGCTCAACTTTTTAAAGGATTTTGAGGCTAAGCTTGGGATCAAGATCTCATGTTCACAAGAGACTGAGCCACTTGGTACTGCAGGCCCCCTGGCTCTAGCCAGAGACAAGCTAATAGACGATTCTGGAGAGCCATTCTTCGTTCTTAACAGTGACGTTATCAGCGAGTATCCCCTGAAACAAATGATTGCATTCCACAAGTCCCATGGTGGTGAAGCTTCAATCATGGTGACCAAG GTGGATGAACCTTCGAAATATGGTGTGGTGGTTATGGAAGAATCAACAGGGCAAGTTGAAAGGTTTGTTGAAAAACCGAAAATGTTTGTGGGTAACAAGATCAATGCTGGGATTTATCTACTGAACCCATCTGTTCTTGACCGAATTGAACTGAAACCCACTTCAATTGAGAAAGAAACCTTCCCAAAAATTGCATCTGAGAAACTGTTGTATGCAATGGTTTTACCCGGATTCTGGATGGACATTGGCCAACCAAAAGATTACATTACAGGGTTAAGGCTCTACCTAGATTCTTTAAGAAAAAACGCACCATCTAAACTTGCTAGTGGCTCACACATTGTGGGTAATGTTCTGGTTGATGAGAGTGCCAAGATCGGTGAAGGGTGTTTGATTGGGCCTGATGTTGCGATTGGACCGGGTTGCGTTGTGGAGTCAGGTGTTAGACTTTCCAGGTGCACCGTGATGCGGGGTGTCCGTGTCAAGAAACACGCGTGCATCTCAAGCAGTATTATAGGTTGGCACTCGACCGTAGGCCAATGGGCTCGTGTTGAGAACATGACGATTCTTGGAGAAGACGTTCACGTTTGTGACGAGGTGTACAGTAACGGGGGTGTGGTTTTGCCCCATAAGGAAATCAAGGCTAGCATCTTGAAGCCAGAGATAGTGATGTGA
- the LOC122605804 gene encoding CASP-like protein 5B1 isoform X2, with protein MKSMFGSPGKASGLVLRLGQCLFAAAALSVMASSPGFTTCTSFCYLIAAMGLEVLWSFGLACLDIHALRLKKDLHNHIFLSLLVVGDWVTAFLSFAAACSSAGVMVVFIKDTDICRLQPTLSCNTFQSWR; from the exons ATGAAATCGATGTTTGGGAGTCCAGGGAAGGCGAGCGGGCTTGTGCTGAGATTGGGGCAGTGTTTATTTGCTGCTGCAGCTCTTTCTGTTATGGCTTCTTCTCCTGGTTTCACTACTTGTACTTCCTTCTG CTATTTAATTGCAGCAATGGGACTTGAAGTTTTGTGGAGTTTTGGACTTGCCTGCCTTGATATTCATGCTCTAAGGTTGAAGAAAGATCTGCACAATCATATCTTCTTGAGCTTGCTCGTCGTTGGCGATTGG GTGACTGCCTTTCTATCGTTTGCAGCTGCTTGCTCCTCGGCTGGAGTGATGGTTGTATTTATAAAAGACACAGATATCTGCAGATTGCAGCCGACGTTGTCATGTAATACGTTCCAG AGTTGGAGGTAG
- the LOC122605804 gene encoding CASP-like protein 5B1 isoform X1 translates to MKSMFGSPGKASGLVLRLGQCLFAAAALSVMASSPGFTTCTSFCYLIAAMGLEVLWSFGLACLDIHALRLKKDLHNHIFLSLLVVGDWVTAFLSFAAACSSAGVMVVFIKDTDICRLQPTLSCNTFQVSIALSFVAWFLLAISSYVMFWLLATI, encoded by the exons ATGAAATCGATGTTTGGGAGTCCAGGGAAGGCGAGCGGGCTTGTGCTGAGATTGGGGCAGTGTTTATTTGCTGCTGCAGCTCTTTCTGTTATGGCTTCTTCTCCTGGTTTCACTACTTGTACTTCCTTCTG CTATTTAATTGCAGCAATGGGACTTGAAGTTTTGTGGAGTTTTGGACTTGCCTGCCTTGATATTCATGCTCTAAGGTTGAAGAAAGATCTGCACAATCATATCTTCTTGAGCTTGCTCGTCGTTGGCGATTGG GTGACTGCCTTTCTATCGTTTGCAGCTGCTTGCTCCTCGGCTGGAGTGATGGTTGTATTTATAAAAGACACAGATATCTGCAGATTGCAGCCGACGTTGTCATGTAATACGTTCCAGGTCTCCATAGCTTTGTCTTTTGTGGCTTGGTTTCTTCTTGCCATTTCTTCCTATGTCATGTTTTGGTTGTTGGCCACCATTTAA
- the LOC122603212 gene encoding delta-1-pyrroline-5-carboxylate synthase-like → MAAIDPTRGFLKDVKRIVIKVGTAVVTRDDGRLALGRLGALCEQIQILNSEGFEVILVSSGAVGAGRQRLRYRKLVHSSFADLQKPQVELDGKACAAVGQNGLMALYDTLFSQLDVTSAQLLVTDNDFRSPDFRKQLTETVDSLLSYKVIPVFNENDAVSTRRAPYEDSSGIFWDNDSLAALLALELKADLLVLLSDVDGLYSGPPSDPQSKLIYTYIKEKLENTITFGDKSRLGRGGMTAKVKAAVYASQAGIPVVITSGFTGDNIIKVLQGERIGTLFHQDAHTWVSTGELNARDMAVAARESSRHLQAMSVKERSKILLDIADALEANEKVIVHENEADVATAKDAGYETSLISRLALKPGKVSALAKAIRVLANMEEPIGQVLKRTELSDGLILDKTSSPLGVLLVIFESRPEALVQIASLAIRTGNGLLLKGGKEARRSNAILHKVITSAIPEVVGGGLIGLVTSRDEIPELLKLDDVIDLVIPRGSNKLVSQIKSSTKIPVLGHADGICHVYVDKSADMEMAKSIVLDAKTDYPAACNAMETLLVHKDLIENDGVNELLIELQTKGVSINGGPKASSVLNLPAAPSFHHEYGSMTCTIEIVDDVYAAIDHIHAHGSAHTDCIVTQDRETADIFLRQVDSAAVFHNASTRFSDGFRFGLGAEVGISTSRIHARGPVGVEGLLTTRWIARGSGQVVDNDKGVVYTHKDLTHQA, encoded by the exons ATGGCTGCGATCGATCCAACTCGTGGATTTCTTAAAGATGTTAAGCGCATCGTTATCAAg GTTGGGACGGCTGTTGTCACCCGGGATGATGGAAGACTTGCACTCGGAAGACTAGGAGCTCTTTGTGAGCAG ATTCAAATACTAAATTCTGAAGGATTTGAGGTTATCTTGGTTTCATCAGGTGCTGTTGGGGCTGGGCGGCAGCGGCTTAGATACAGAAAACTAGTACACAGCAG TTTTGCTGACCTCCAGAAGCCTCAAGTTGAGCTTGATGGTAAGGCTTGTGCAGCCGTCGGACAAAATGGTCTCATGGCACTTTATGACACATTATTTAGTCAG TTGGATGTGACATCAGCACAGCTTCTTGTAACTGATAATGACTTTAGGAGTCCGGACTTTAGGAAACAACTTACTGAGACAGTGGACTCACTATTGTCTTATAAAGTTATTCCcgtatttaatgaaaatgatgCTGTTAGTACTCGCCGAGCTCCATATGAG GATTCTTCTGGTATATTCTGGGATAATGACAGCTTGGCTGCTTTGTTAGCTTTGGAGCTTAAAGCGGACCTCCTTGTGCTATTAAGTGATGTAGATGGTCTCTATAGTGGTCCTCCCAGTGATCCTCAGTCAAAGCTAATTTATACATACATTAAAGAAAAGCTCGAGAACACTATTACTTTTGGTGATAAGTCAAGGCTAGGAAGAGGTGGAATGACTGCTAAAGTTAAAGCTGCTGTTTATGCTTCGCAGGCTGGCATCCCTGTTGTTATAACCAG CGGGTTCACTGGGGACAATATCATTAAAGTTCTCCAAGGAGAGCGTATTGGTACACTCTTCCATCAGGATGCTCATACATGGGTCTCAACTGGAGAGTTAaatgcacgtgacatggcagtAGCTGCGAGAGAAAGTTCCAGACACCTTCAG GCCATGTCTGTGAAAGAAAGGAGTAAGATATTACTTGATATAGCTGACGCCCTTGAAGCAAATGAGAAAGTGATTGTACATGAAAATGAAGCTGATGTGGCTACTGCCAAAGATGCTGGATATGAAACATCATTAATCTCCCGATTGGCTCTCAAGCCTGGGAAG GTCTCCGCTCTTGCAAAAGCTATACGTGTGCTTGCAAATATGGAGGAGCCGATTGGACAAGTATTGAAGAGAACAGAG CTTTCAGATGGATTAATCTTGGACAAAACATCTTCTCCCTTGGGTGTTCTTCTTGTTATCTTCGAGTCTCGGCCTGAGGCACTAGTGCAG ATAGCATCATTGGCTATACGAACTGGGAACGGGCTTTTATTGAAAGGGGGAAAGGAAGCAAGACGATCCAATGCAATCTTGCACAAG GTTATTACCTCAGCCATACCAGAAGTTGTTGGTGGAGGACTTATTGGACTTGTGACTTCTAGAGATGAGATTCCTGAGTTGCTAAAG CTTGATGATGTTATTGATCTTGTGATCCCAAGAGGTAGCAATAAGCTTGTCTCCCAAATCAAGTCTTCTACAAAAATTCCTGTTCTAGGTCATGCTG ATGGAATTTGTCATGTATATGTGGACAAATCTGCTGATATGGAAATGGCAAAGAGTATAGTGCTGGATGCAAAAACAGATTATCCTGCAGCCTGTAATGCGATG GAAACGCTTCTTGTTCATAAGGATCTGATAGAGAATGATGGTGTTAATGAGCTTCTCATTGAACTTCAAACTAAAG GTGTTAGCATAAATGGTGGTCCAAAAGCAAGCTCCGTGCTTAATCTTCCTGCAGCACCTTCGTTTCATCATGAGTATGGTTCAATGACTTGTACCATTGAAATTGTGGATGATGTGTATGCTGCCATTGATCATATTCACGCGCATGGAAG TGCACATACTGATTGTATTGTTACACAAGACCGTGAAACTGCAGACATCTTTCTACGTCAAGTTGACAG TGCCGCTGTATTTCACAATGCAAGCACAAGATTTAGTGACGGATTTCGCTTTGGTCTTGGCGCAGAG GTTGGTATAAGTACTAGCAGAATCCATGCCCGTGGTCCAGTAGGTGTTGAAGGATTGCTTACAACACGGTG GATTGCTAGAGGGAGTGGGCAAGTGGTGGATAATGATAAAGGGGTAGTCTATACTCACAAAGACCTCACCCACCAAGCATAA
- the LOC122604900 gene encoding ubiquitin fusion degradation protein 1 homolog — protein sequence MDDATTTSYPTTDLDQYYLTYPLSNIAKDHLETGNKIIMPQSALEQLTPHEEEDDDEDVINDPMVFRVESTRTGDHTHCGVVEFTAAEGTVFLPTWMMNNMKLQPADMVNIKNTWLPKGTYIKIQPHATKFTTLLDHKSLLENTFKNFACLTKGDTIVVNHGEDKFMIDILETKPSPAVSMLDTDCEVDFAQPLDYKEPVKKSVNALKRKSSDKEDRSNGPRRDDQDKKVLFPGVGRRLDGKQSQSDDKCSLTVDQSLKKLKIEETTKQADGEQPAAKEGVKHDQSNVDQVNMKGKDVGGFKAFTGKSYRLG from the coding sequence ATGGACGACGCAACAACGACCTCGTATCCCACCACCGATCTCGACCAATACTACTTGACTTACCCACTTTCCAACATTGCCAAAGACCATCTTGAAACCGGAAACAAAATCATCATGCCTCAATCCGCCCTGGAGCAACTCACTCCCCACGAGGAGGAGGACGACGACGAAGACGTTATTAATGACCCCATGGTGTTCCGTGTGGAAAGCACGCGCACGGGTGATCACACCCATTGTGGGGTGGTTGAGTTCACCGCGGCTGAAGGGACCGTTTTCTTGCCCACATGGATGATGAACAACATGAAACTACAACCAGCTGATATGGTAAACATCAAAAACACATGGCTCCCAAAGGGAACATACATTAAGATACAACCACATGCCACTAAATTCACTACACTTCTCGATCATAAATCTTTGCTCGAAAATACTTTTAAGAATTTTGCTTGTCTTACAAAGGGTGACACTATTGTGGTAAACCATGGGGAGGATAAGTTTATGATCGATATATTGGAGACCAAGCCATCTCCCGCGGTGTCAATGCTTGATACTGATTGCGAGGTTGACTTTGCACAACCGTTGGATTATAAAGAGCCCGTAAAGAAAAGTGTGAACGCTCTTAAACGTAAAAGTTCAGACAAGGAAGATCGAAGTAATGGTCCTAGACGTGATGATCAAGATAAAAAGGTTTTGTTTCCAGGCGTTGGGAGGCGACTAGATGGAAAGCAATCGCAAAGTGATGATAAATGTAGCTTAACTGTTGATCAGTCGTTAAAGAAGCTTAAAATAGAAGAAACAACCAAGCAAGCTGATGGAGAACAACCAGCCGCGAAAGAGGGGGTGAAACATGATCAGTCTAATGTTGATCAAGTCAATATGAAAGGAAAAGATGTAGGAGGATTCAAAGCATTTACAGGGAAGAGTTATCGGTTAGGATGA